The bacterium sequence CCATGATGTCGGCATATTTGTATCCGCGCGTGGGGGTCGAGGCATCCAGCAGGCGCTGGATATAGACCTCCGACTTTTTCTCCAGGGCGAACTTCCAGTAGTCCGCGAAACGCTTGTCCTTGAGTATCTCTCCCAGTTTCTTGGCCATCTCGGCCATGATGAGCACATCGTCCTTGGTGTCGTAGATGGGCTTGATGCCTCCCTTCCATATCTGAAGGAAGGGATTCGAGCAGGAGGCCGTGACCTCGGGCTGCTCGAACTCCATCCAGGTATTCGCTGGAAGGAGAATATCCGAGTATTCAGCTGTGGAAGTTAATTCGATCTCCGAGCAGATGATCATCTCAATTTTTGGGTTCACGTTCTTGATCATTTCGTAGAGCCATTTGGCGTTGTTGAAGAGGTTCACGTTCGTGAACCACATGGCCTTGGTCGGCGTAGGCATGTGGGTCTTGCCGGTGAAAACCTTGCGCCCGTACTTCGGCGTGTTCACGACCAGGGGCTTGTCTCCGTAGTTCCAGTAGGAGGGCTCTTCGTCCTTTATCGTCGCGCGAATTTTCACATCCTTTCCATCGGTCCTGGCATCGAGATTGGGTTGGAAGGGATCCTCGCCAATCCAGCCCTTGAAGCCCGGGCCGGACCACTGGGAACCCTGGAACAGGGCGGCCTTGTAGTTTCCGGCCCAGGTATGGCACCCCGCTCCCGGCCGGCCGATGTTCCCCGTCAGGATCATGGGCAGGTACTGGGCCCGGTTGGTCATCGTGGCGTGGAACCAGTGGTTGATCCCCTCGCCCACATGCAGGGCGGCGGGCTTGATCTCGGAAACATCCTTGGCAAGCTGCTCGATAAGCTCTTTGGGCGAGTGCGTGATTTCGTGAACGGTGTCGAGGTCGTAGTCTCTGAGGTGCTGGCTTTTGTACACCTCGAAAATCGGCATCACCTCGATTTCCTTGCCGTCCACGGTGCGGACATTGAATTTGCCCTCAAGGGCCGGATCGAGGTTTTTCTCGCCCACGTGGCGCCCGACGTCGTCGCGGGTGATGGGGGCGGGTGCGTTCTTCTTCTTGTCCCACACCATGAAGTCGCCGACCGCCTCGCGCATTTTCGGGGTCAGTCCGTGAATCTTGAAGGACGGTCCGCCCGAGATGTCCTGGTTCCGGTAGCCGGGAATCACATCCTGCGGACGCAGCCGCTTGAGGGTGTCTGAGCGGACAAGAAGCGGAAAATCAGTGAAATTCTTGACAAACTCCGCGTCATACCAGCCCCGCTCGATGAGAATTTTCGTCACGCCGAGGAGAAGCGCGTCTGCGGACGGATGGGAATCCAGTAGTCGGCCTTCGTCGCGGGCGGACTGTACTCGGGCGCCACCACAACCACCTTCGCGCCCCTTTCCATGCACTCGATGAAGAAATGGGTGTCGGGGCGTTTGTTCTCGACGAGGTTTTTCCCCATATGAATGTGAAGCTTGCTGTTGCGGAGATCGTTGAAGTCGCAGTCGGACGCCTGCAGGCCGTGGACGAAAGGATGGCCCGGCGCCTGATCCCCGTGCCAGGTATAGTTCGACCAGGCGCGCCCGCCCCGCGCCCGCTTGGGGGATACGCCCCGGACATGGGTGTCCACAAGAGACATCGTGTTGGCGAAACGGTACATGCCGTATTTGCCAATCACGCCGAGCAGGCCCATGCCGCCCCGGAATTTCATGGTCCGGGTGCCCGCGCCGTTCCAATGCGCGAGCATCGCCGGATCGTAGCCCTGGGCAAGGAGGCGGCGCTTTCCCTCATCGCCGCTGTAGGTCTTGGCAATTTGGATAAACCCCTTGGAGGCATACGTGTAGGCTTCATCCCAGCTTGCGCGGACAAAGGTGTCTCTCCCGCGCGCGTCGAACATGTATTTCTTCTTGTTTTCGTCATTGAGTTCGGGAAACCCGTCATCGGCCCATTGCTTCCATCCGCGGCGAATCATCGGGTACCGAAGGCGGTAAGGCCCATACATCCGGCGCTGGAAAGTAAAACCATTGGGGCATCCGCGGGGATTCCAGTGATGGGTCGCCTTCACACCGTAGATATCCGTAATTTTGTGGTTGTCGTAATTTTGTTCCGCACGAAGGACAATCCCGTTCCGGGTGAACGCGCGCAAGCGGCATTCGTGCGTACAGTTCGGAGAGCAAATCCAGGTGAACGAACCATCCACCCGGTACTGGTCGCGGTAGACCTTCTCCCATCCCCGGTTCGGATAGTTCGTAAGCGGGTTCCCCATGTCTTCGATGGGACGGAGGGCGGCAAGGGCGAGCCCTCTCCCACTCCAGGATACGAGACCGGCTCCGCTCGCAGCGAGGAACTGCCGTCTGGATATCTTCATTCCGGAAACCCTCCGCCATGCACTTCACAAAGAGGAAAATCTTTACTTTTTGATTGCGATTTGTTCATTTTCCGCATCCGTGGCTATCTCCAGCGCGAACAAATAGCGGTTTGCGCATTGCGTGCAGATGCCCTGTGTAGAATTCCAGCCGGGGTACTCGGCTTTCACCATTCCGGAGAGCGCGTCCGAGGATTCTGCCCAGTCGAATGTGGGAAATTGGCATAGCGGGCAAAGTGAGCCGGGAGATAACCGGCGCAGTGAATCCGCGGCGAACGGCGAGTCGTCTGAAACACCGAATGCCGCACAGAGCGAGGCGGCGCCCTGAACCATTCGGCGGAATGCGGTATCCCGGACACGAGGATCCGACCAGAGCGCCCCAATCACCTTCTCCGCGGCATCGTCGCCAATATTCGGATAAAGAGCCCGAAACTCCGAAAACCTCCGTTCCCGTACGCTTTCAGGGAGCCATCCTTTCCGCTCAAGCCTCCCGTCAACCGACAAATCCCACAGCGTTCGGTATCGGTCGCGGAAGAGCGCATCCTCGGAAGGAGAAACTTCAGAAAGCAGCTGGTTCGGGTCGCATTCGAATTCAGGATCGAGAATATCGAAAATATGCACCAGTTCATGCCGGAGCAGATACGCGCATCGTTCAAAATTCCGGAGTGTATCGGTGCGAAGCCGGATCCCCACGCGGGAGCCGTCCTCACTGAGCTGTGCACCTTCCTCGCTCTCATTCACCACCCGGACCACGAGACATTCGCCGGGGAGACGCTCAATGCCATCCATCTCGGCAAAAATTCTCTCCAAACGATCCGGAAAACCCAGTAATTGAAAATATTTCTGATAAAGCGCGGAAAACGCAGAAGCACGCTTCCGGGAAGAGACATCTTCATAAACCCGATCCATCTCCTTGCGAATCGATTGGGCAATCCGAAAATCACCCTTTCGCGATTGTTCGGCAATCTCGCTTTCTACGGCTTCTTCGCAGAGTGCGTCGCTAAACGAAATCCTCATTGCTGTTTTCTTCTCCCGAGGGGAAAATCAGCTTGAAAACAGCCGCGATCGGGATTTTTTTTCGAAGGGAAGAGGTGCGCGCATGCATCAAGGAGATGGCGACATCTTATTTTCAAGATTGTGGAATTTCTCTCTGGAGCGAATCGGTGATTTGTCCGCGATAAAAATGGTGCAAGTGAAACCGGGATAATGTCGTAAGCGGCGATAAGACCTGTCCATGGCGAATTCCTAAATAAGCAGTAATTTTGTGGCTGATTGGGAATTTGCCACACACAGGACGGAGTCGCTATTGTCGAACTCGGAGGCTATCATAAATACTACATATTCAAGAGTTTTCGGCCGGACGACCCCAACATAAAAATCGCTGGACCAGGACACGGGGCGGTGAGGAAATTCCGAGAACCGGTGAGTTCAAAGGATAGGACGTAAAAACCGACGAAGCGCAAGTACCATAATTTCTCCGGGAGGAGATGCATCAATGAAAGCGATGAGAGTGCATGCATATAGCGACACGCTGGAAGAGCCCATGGTCCTCGACGATATATCAGTGCCGGCGCCCGGGCCGGACGAGCTTTTGATCAAGGTGAAAGCCATCGGAGTGAATCCGGTCGATCTTTCGATACGAAGGGGACTGCCCAACTACGTTTCCCATCTTCAGCTGCCTCATCTTCTCGGCAGCGAGATTTCCGGCGAAGTCGAGGCCCGCGGCAAGGGTGTATCGAATTTTGCAAATGGCGATAAGGTTTTCGGCTATTGTCCGGCAAGGGCCGCGTACTCTGAATACGCTTTGCTGCGGGCGGACTACGCTTCTCGAATTCCCGAGGGTTTTTCGTTTGCCGAGGCGGCGGCGCTTTCG is a genomic window containing:
- a CDS encoding molybdopterin-dependent oxidoreductase gives rise to the protein MTKILIERGWYDAEFVKNFTDFPLLVRSDTLKRLRPQDVIPGYRNQDISGGPSFKIHGLTPKMREAVGDFMVWDKKKNAPAPITRDDVGRHVGEKNLDPALEGKFNVRTVDGKEIEVMPIFEVYKSQHLRDYDLDTVHEITHSPKELIEQLAKDVSEIKPAALHVGEGINHWFHATMTNRAQYLPMILTGNIGRPGAGCHTWAGNYKAALFQGSQWSGPGFKGWIGEDPFQPNLDARTDGKDVKIRATIKDEEPSYWNYGDKPLVVNTPKYGRKVFTGKTHMPTPTKAMWFTNVNLFNNAKWLYEMIKNVNPKIEMIICSEIELTSTAEYSDILLPANTWMEFEQPEVTASCSNPFLQIWKGGIKPIYDTKDDVLIMAEMAKKLGEILKDKRFADYWKFALEKKSEVYIQRLLDASTPTRGYKYADIMAGKYGEPGSALMLFRSYPRVPFLEQIEDSVPFFSPTGRLQAYNDEPEVIEYGENLIVQREGPEGTPYLPNVIVSSSPFIRPEDYGIPREHMGWGERQVRNIKLPWKEAKETKNPLWEAGYRFFCLTPKSRHFTHSSWQVTDWNFIWSTSFGDPYRMDRRQPGVGEQQVQMNPEAAKDLGFKEGDYVYVDANPADRPYIGWKPDDPFYKVARLMLRVKFNPAYPYDVVMIKHGAWCATEKSVKGHETRKDGRAVSADTGYQASYRYGSHQSITRGWLMPMHQLDSLFHKKKVDMSFLMGGEADNHAVNTVPKETLVKMTKAEDGGLGGRGVWAPATTGFAPGGENKFMRRYLEGMVKVKRG
- a CDS encoding molybdopterin-dependent oxidoreductase; this translates as MKISRRQFLAASGAGLVSWSGRGLALAALRPIEDMGNPLTNYPNRGWEKVYRDQYRVDGSFTWICSPNCTHECRLRAFTRNGIVLRAEQNYDNHKITDIYGVKATHHWNPRGCPNGFTFQRRMYGPYRLRYPMIRRGWKQWADDGFPELNDENKKKYMFDARGRDTFVRASWDEAYTYASKGFIQIAKTYSGDEGKRRLLAQGYDPAMLAHWNGAGTRTMKFRGGMGLLGVIGKYGMYRFANTMSLVDTHVRGVSPKRARGGRAWSNYTWHGDQAPGHPFVHGLQASDCDFNDLRNSKLHIHMGKNLVENKRPDTHFFIECMERGAKVVVVAPEYSPPATKADYWIPIRPQTRFSSA